One part of the Rutidosis leptorrhynchoides isolate AG116_Rl617_1_P2 chromosome 1, CSIRO_AGI_Rlap_v1, whole genome shotgun sequence genome encodes these proteins:
- the LOC139870278 gene encoding transcription factor bHLH112-like — MAEEFQAELVCGGNWRSSQFMGNYGSCWQQNEFMNYVKTNPTDECSGGCATAILPDSAIQIMGSSPSSTTNNWDQALLMINERNGEDSYNPTLPEILNNLSADGQETSNFMATNSSDCNGNLVTTNSYDGYPSSLLLQTFIESTSSAQQQSVYDVNLVTSMPGFSFLEKSKQQVVGGLELANKVPFWNSSMLDLNENQAGNFTSTLPQYLSSAYGEKTNCANMKSQIEEIPDLGSSIKKSSVEKTFKRPRLETPSPLPTFKVRKEKLGDRVTALQQLVSPFGKTDTASVLYEAFEYIKLLHDQVNVLSTPYMKNGTEMQHQQSHNKVKDVTEGAKKELRSRGLCLVPIASTFPVATDTSPDYWTSSFRNSFK; from the exons ATGGCAGAAGAATTTCAGGCAGAGCTGGTTTGTGGTGGAAACTGGCGGAGTTCACAGTTTATGGGCAACTATGGAAGCTGTTGGCAACAAAATGAATTTATGAATTACGTTAAAACTAATCCAACCGATGAGTGTTCAGGTGGTTGTGCCACCGCTATATTGCCGGATTCTGCCATTCAGATAATGGGTTCTTCACCATCATCCACAACTAATAATTGGGATCAAGCTTTATTAATGAT CAATGAAAGAAATGGTGAAGACAGTTACAATCCAACCCTACCTGAAATCTTGAACAACTTATCGGCCGACGGCCAGGAAACTTCAAATTTCATGGCAACAAATTCTAGTGATTGTAATGGAAATTTGGTTACTACTAATTCGTATGATGGTTACCCTTCAAGTTTGTTGCTTCAAACTTTCATCGAAAGTACATCATCAGCACAACAACAATCTGTATATGATGTTAATCTTGTTACAAGCATGCCTGGATTCTCTTTTTTGGAAAAGTCAAAACAACAAGTTGTTGGAGGTTTAGAATTGGCCAACAAGGTACCTTTTTGGAACTCATCCATGTTGGATTTAAATGAAAATCAAGCAGGAAATTTCACTTCAACACTGCCTCAATATCTTTCTTCCGCATATGGAGAAAAAACTAATTGCGCTAACatgaag TCTCAAATTGAAGAAATTCCAGACTTGGGATCATCAATAAAGAAAAGTTCCGTTGAAAAAACGTTCAAGCGACCTCGTCTTGAAACACCATCACCATTGCCAACTTTTAAG GTTCGAAAAGAGAAATTAGGGGATAGAGTCACTGCACTTCAACAATTAGTTTCGCCTTTTGGAAAG ACAGATACTGCATCGGTTCTCTATGAAGCCTTCGAGTACATTAAGCTCCTTCATGATCAAGTCAAT GTGCTAAGTACCCCCTATATGAAAAATGGAACTGAAATGCAACATCAACAA AGTCACAACAAAGTGAAAGATGTTACTGAAGGAGCTAAAAAGGAGTTAAGGAGTCGGGGACTTTGCTTGGTGCCAATAGCGAGTACTTTTCCTGTTGCTACGGATACATCACCTGATTATTGGACATCAAGTTTTAGAAACTCGTTCAAATAA